A region from the Methylocella sp. genome encodes:
- a CDS encoding heme biosynthesis HemY N-terminal domain-containing protein — protein MIRVLLFFAVLIALAFAEAWLVDRPGDIVLNWQGYRIETSVVVGIGAVIVAAAALVALWTLVRFVFKIPSLMSLATRSRHQQKGYAALSRGMIAVGAGDAQAARKSAAEAQRLLRNEPLALLLKAQAAQLSGEPHQAEAAFKEMTERNDMRLLGLRGLHVEAQRRGDAEQANHYASAAREIALLPWAAQASFEHKVAGGDWQGALTMLETSAAAKVVDKEARERQRAVLETAIALEKIETAPNESLRLARLAIKREPSLVPAIALAARLLTQNGEVRKATKLIESSWAIATHPGLAKLYLDLHPGESNAGRLSRALTLARLAPREPESKITVAEAAIAAGDFKAAREAMQPLIEGPQRPTSRMCLIMAELEEAEHGSAGYIREWLTRGSTAPRDPTWVADGMISDQWLPTSPVTGKLDAFAWRSPVKDLGPDPEADKAIVAQIAGPRPTLLIEETRRKALSPPKSESGPAAEDSETSEPKQISGLEPTIAATLQSPTPVADQTGVVEEMPQPPESEPHNEGGHEGEKPKPRGLAQLFDVRPR, from the coding sequence ATGATCCGGGTCCTTCTGTTCTTCGCTGTTTTGATTGCTTTGGCGTTCGCAGAGGCATGGCTGGTCGACAGGCCGGGCGACATCGTCCTGAATTGGCAAGGCTACCGCATTGAAACCTCGGTCGTCGTCGGAATCGGAGCGGTTATCGTCGCGGCCGCGGCGCTTGTGGCCTTGTGGACCTTGGTGCGCTTCGTCTTCAAAATTCCTTCGCTCATGTCGCTCGCCACGCGTTCGCGCCACCAGCAAAAAGGTTACGCCGCGCTGTCTCGAGGCATGATCGCCGTCGGGGCGGGCGACGCCCAGGCTGCGCGCAAATCCGCCGCTGAGGCGCAAAGACTTTTGCGGAACGAGCCGCTCGCTTTGCTGCTGAAGGCGCAGGCCGCGCAGCTTTCGGGCGAGCCGCATCAGGCCGAAGCGGCCTTCAAGGAAATGACCGAGCGCAACGATATGCGTCTCCTCGGCCTGCGCGGGCTCCATGTCGAAGCCCAGCGACGCGGCGATGCGGAACAGGCGAACCACTATGCCAGCGCGGCGCGTGAAATTGCGCTTCTGCCCTGGGCGGCGCAGGCGAGTTTCGAACACAAGGTTGCCGGGGGAGACTGGCAGGGCGCTCTGACGATGCTGGAAACCTCCGCCGCGGCGAAGGTTGTCGACAAGGAGGCCCGCGAACGTCAGCGCGCCGTGCTGGAGACAGCGATTGCGCTCGAAAAGATCGAGACGGCGCCCAATGAGTCGCTGCGCCTTGCGCGCCTGGCGATCAAGCGCGAGCCGTCCCTTGTCCCCGCCATCGCTTTGGCCGCGCGGCTGCTGACCCAAAACGGCGAAGTGCGTAAAGCGACGAAATTGATCGAATCATCCTGGGCGATCGCGACGCATCCAGGTCTGGCGAAGCTTTATCTCGATTTGCACCCGGGCGAATCCAATGCCGGCCGACTCTCCAGGGCGTTGACGCTTGCGCGGCTCGCCCCGCGCGAACCGGAAAGCAAAATCACGGTTGCGGAGGCGGCGATCGCCGCTGGCGACTTTAAAGCTGCGCGCGAAGCCATGCAGCCGCTGATCGAGGGGCCCCAGCGGCCGACGTCGCGCATGTGCCTGATCATGGCCGAACTCGAGGAGGCCGAACATGGCTCCGCCGGCTACATTCGCGAGTGGCTGACGCGCGGTTCAACCGCTCCGCGCGATCCGACTTGGGTCGCGGATGGGATGATCTCCGACCAATGGCTGCCGACGTCGCCCGTGACCGGAAAACTCGATGCGTTCGCGTGGCGAAGTCCAGTCAAGGATCTCGGCCCGGATCCTGAGGCTGATAAGGCGATTGTCGCCCAGATCGCCGGCCCTCGTCCGACGCTGTTGATTGAGGAAACGCGTAGAAAGGCGCTGTCGCCGCCAAAGTCCGAATCAGGGCCGGCTGCAGAGGATTCGGAGACATCCGAACCAAAGCAAATTTCCGGGTTGGAGCCAACCATCGCAGCCACCCTTCAGTCTCCCACGCCGGTGGCGGATCAAACAGGCGTCGTTGAAGAAATGCCTCAACCGCCGGAAAGCGAGCCTCACAACGAAGGCGGGCATGAGGGGGAAAAACCAAAGCCGCGCGGCTTGGCCCAGCTTTTTGATGTGCGGCCAAGATAA
- a CDS encoding tetratricopeptide repeat protein translates to MDHKIDAAIHDAIACLAAGRADDALIRLGAVRTADEASPIKSNLIGLIYLSARDDAMALSWFDRALHLDCACSAAWFNRGTALHQLGRPDALASYDEALRLGLSEPALFYNRGNLLRETGRLEEAIASYDAALKHNPAYPEALRAGALVLRNLGRHESALEFFDEALRCVQTSPRP, encoded by the coding sequence TTGGACCATAAGATCGACGCGGCCATCCATGACGCCATCGCCTGTCTCGCCGCCGGGCGAGCCGATGATGCGCTCATACGCCTCGGCGCCGTGCGAACGGCCGATGAGGCAAGTCCGATCAAATCGAATCTCATCGGATTAATTTATTTGAGCGCTCGAGACGATGCCATGGCGCTCTCATGGTTCGATCGCGCTTTGCATCTTGATTGCGCTTGTAGCGCGGCCTGGTTCAATCGCGGGACGGCGCTGCATCAACTCGGCCGCCCAGATGCGCTGGCCTCATATGATGAGGCTCTCCGGCTCGGCCTTTCAGAGCCGGCGCTTTTTTACAATCGCGGCAATCTGTTGCGCGAAACCGGGCGATTGGAGGAGGCCATCGCCTCTTATGATGCGGCCTTGAAGCACAATCCCGCTTATCCGGAGGCCTTGCGCGCAGGCGCCCTGGTTCTGCGCAACCTTGGACGCCACGAGAGTGCGCTGGAATTTTTCGACGAAGCCTTGCGTTGCGTCCAGACTTCGCCGAGGCCTTGA
- a CDS encoding tetratricopeptide repeat protein, which produces MIRLWRSSPTALSGRAVALKRLCRFDEALANFDAALALEPTSAHVKNNKAALLLLLGDFEAGWDLYEWRWIVGQTPKHALKLAVPEWEGQPLAGKTILVFDEQGLGDAIQFVRFLHLLNEAGAHVAFFCRSGLRRLFRGLAVAVTLIDSLDDIKRFDYQIALCSLPRALKTRLSTIPAATPYLAAEPALVQKWRARLGSRDFKVGICWRGNADLRADAGRALPLACFAPLAGKGVRLISLQKIDPGPSQRNQPALPGPENLSALDERAAFPLENLGPDFDAGADRFIDAAAVMQSLDLIIACDTSIAHLAGALGRPVWVVLPQSPDWRWLLQREDCPWYPSMRLFRQNRRGDWTEVFDALGEALQINRAFAPPSCS; this is translated from the coding sequence ATGATAAGGCTCTGGCGATCCAGCCCAACTGCATTATCTGGGCGCGCGGTCGCGCTGAAGCGCCTTTGCCGCTTCGACGAAGCTCTCGCCAATTTCGACGCGGCCTTGGCGTTAGAGCCCACGTCCGCCCATGTGAAAAACAATAAGGCCGCCCTGCTTCTACTCCTTGGCGATTTCGAGGCGGGCTGGGATCTTTATGAATGGCGCTGGATTGTCGGGCAAACGCCGAAACACGCGCTAAAGCTCGCCGTTCCGGAGTGGGAGGGGCAGCCGCTCGCTGGCAAGACCATCCTTGTTTTCGACGAGCAGGGTCTTGGCGACGCCATTCAATTCGTCCGCTTTCTGCATCTGTTGAACGAGGCGGGCGCACACGTCGCTTTTTTCTGTCGCTCGGGCCTGCGCCGGCTTTTCAGGGGCTTGGCCGTCGCCGTCACGCTGATCGATAGCCTCGACGACATCAAGCGCTTCGACTATCAGATCGCCCTTTGCAGCCTTCCCCGCGCGCTGAAGACAAGGCTGTCCACAATTCCCGCCGCTACGCCCTACCTTGCCGCCGAACCAGCTCTCGTTCAAAAATGGCGAGCGCGGCTCGGGTCACGGGATTTTAAGGTCGGCATTTGCTGGCGGGGCAACGCCGATCTCAGGGCCGACGCCGGCCGCGCTTTGCCGCTGGCCTGTTTCGCGCCGCTAGCGGGCAAGGGCGTGCGGCTGATCAGCCTCCAGAAAATCGACCCCGGCCCGTCACAGCGCAATCAGCCCGCCCTCCCCGGCCCGGAAAACCTTTCCGCGCTCGATGAGCGCGCCGCCTTTCCTCTGGAAAACCTCGGCCCCGATTTCGACGCCGGCGCGGACCGTTTCATCGATGCGGCCGCGGTGATGCAGAGCCTCGATTTGATCATCGCCTGCGATACCTCGATCGCTCATCTCGCGGGCGCTCTCGGCCGGCCGGTGTGGGTGGTTTTGCCGCAATCTCCCGACTGGCGCTGGCTGCTGCAGCGGGAAGACTGCCCGTGGTATCCCTCAATGCGGCTGTTTCGCCAGAACCGGCGCGGCGACTGGACGGAGGTTTTTGATGCGCTCGGCGAGGCGCTCCAAATCAACCGCGCTTTTGCGCCACCATCATGTAGTTGA
- the ubiG gene encoding bifunctional 2-polyprenyl-6-hydroxyphenol methylase/3-demethylubiquinol 3-O-methyltransferase UbiG: protein MAQHEKFRPNSTIDPEDIARFDRLGEQWWDLGGPMAALHKFNPVRVAYLRDMLSRHFKIEGRPHDQHAPLPLRGLRVLDIGCGGGILSESLARLGAEMTAVDPAPRNIGVASAHAGREGLSIDYRCTTAEALVAEGASFDVVLAMEVVEHVRDVDGFLRHSGAMVRPGGALVAATLNRTLKSFAFAIVGAEYVLRWLPRGTHNWNQFVTPREMAKALRAAGLQITDETGVVYNPLSDKWRLARDMDVNYMMVAQKRG from the coding sequence ATGGCCCAACACGAAAAGTTTCGCCCCAACTCGACGATCGATCCGGAGGATATCGCGCGTTTCGACCGACTCGGCGAGCAATGGTGGGATTTGGGCGGGCCGATGGCGGCTCTGCACAAGTTCAATCCTGTCCGAGTCGCTTATCTGCGCGACATGCTCAGCCGTCATTTCAAGATCGAGGGCCGCCCGCACGATCAGCATGCTCCGCTGCCGCTGCGCGGCCTGCGCGTGCTCGACATCGGATGCGGCGGGGGCATTCTCAGCGAATCGCTGGCGCGGCTTGGCGCAGAAATGACGGCGGTCGATCCGGCTCCCCGCAACATTGGGGTGGCCAGCGCGCATGCGGGCCGCGAGGGGCTTTCGATCGATTATCGCTGCACGACCGCTGAGGCGCTCGTCGCCGAGGGCGCGAGCTTCGACGTCGTCTTGGCGATGGAGGTTGTCGAGCATGTGCGCGATGTCGACGGATTCCTGCGCCATTCCGGCGCTATGGTGCGGCCCGGCGGGGCGCTGGTTGCGGCGACATTGAATAGAACGTTGAAAAGTTTCGCTTTTGCGATTGTCGGCGCCGAATATGTTCTGCGGTGGTTGCCGAGAGGAACGCATAACTGGAACCAGTTCGTCACCCCACGCGAGATGGCGAAGGCATTACGCGCGGCAGGGCTTCAGATCACCGACGAGACGGGAGTCGTGTATAATCCTTTGAGCGACAAATGGCGGCTCGCCCGCGACATGGACGTCAACTACATGATGGTGGCGCAAAAGCGCGGTTGA
- a CDS encoding aspartate kinase, whose amino-acid sequence MSRQVMKFGGTSVANLERIRNAARHVARERKAGHDIAVVVSAMSGRTNELVGWCEDGAKFYDPREYDAVVASGEQVTAGLLAIVLQECGIPARSWQGWQVPILTSDSHGAARIVDIDGSVILDGFSSRSEVAVIAGFQGVSKETGRITTLGRGGSDTSAVAVAAAIDAVRCDIYTDVDGVYTTDPRIVPKARRLDRVAFEEMLEMASLGAKVLQVRSVELAMVHKVKTFVRSSFDDPENPQPGTLICDEEDIVEQQVVTGIAFSRDEAQVTLRQVADHPGVAAAIFMPLAEANINVDMIIQVASENSGSTDMTFTVSAADFERTKAILHKAQPQIGFASVHGANDVVKISAIGVGMRSHVGVAALAFKALAEKGINIRAITTSEIKFSVLIEAAYTELAVRTLHSLYGLDKA is encoded by the coding sequence ATGTCCCGTCAAGTTATGAAGTTCGGCGGCACCTCGGTCGCAAACCTGGAACGCATCCGCAACGCAGCAAGGCACGTTGCGCGCGAGCGCAAGGCGGGGCACGATATCGCCGTTGTCGTTTCCGCCATGTCAGGCCGCACAAATGAGCTTGTCGGCTGGTGTGAAGACGGCGCCAAATTTTACGACCCGCGCGAGTATGACGCCGTCGTCGCCTCCGGCGAACAAGTGACGGCCGGCTTGCTCGCCATCGTTTTACAAGAATGCGGCATTCCGGCGCGGTCGTGGCAAGGCTGGCAAGTTCCGATCCTCACTTCCGATTCGCATGGCGCGGCGCGCATTGTTGACATTGATGGATCGGTGATCCTCGACGGATTCTCGTCGCGAAGCGAAGTGGCGGTCATCGCCGGGTTTCAGGGCGTCAGCAAAGAGACCGGCCGCATCACAACGCTCGGCCGCGGCGGATCGGACACCAGCGCCGTGGCGGTCGCCGCGGCCATCGACGCCGTCCGCTGCGACATTTATACTGACGTCGATGGGGTCTATACGACCGATCCGCGCATCGTCCCCAAGGCCCGGCGGCTCGACCGCGTCGCCTTCGAGGAAATGCTGGAAATGGCTTCGCTCGGAGCGAAAGTCCTGCAGGTGCGCTCGGTCGAACTGGCCATGGTGCATAAGGTCAAGACCTTCGTCCGGTCGTCCTTCGACGATCCGGAAAATCCGCAGCCTGGCACCCTGATTTGCGACGAGGAGGATATTGTGGAGCAGCAGGTCGTCACCGGGATCGCTTTTTCGAGGGACGAGGCGCAGGTGACGTTGCGTCAGGTCGCCGATCACCCCGGCGTAGCAGCGGCCATATTCATGCCTCTAGCTGAAGCTAACATCAACGTCGACATGATCATCCAAGTGGCCTCCGAAAATTCGGGGTCGACGGATATGACGTTTACGGTTTCAGCCGCCGATTTCGAGCGCACCAAGGCAATTTTGCATAAAGCGCAACCGCAAATTGGTTTCGCCAGCGTCCACGGAGCCAATGATGTCGTTAAAATCTCAGCGATCGGCGTCGGGATGCGCAGCCATGTCGGCGTCGCCGCGCTCGCTTTCAAGGCGCTTGCCGAAAAAGGCATCAATATCAGAGCGATCACTACCTCCGAGATCAAATTCTCGGTGCTGATTGAAGCGGCGTACACAGAGCTCGCGGTCCGCACCCTCCATTCGCTTTATGGCCTGGATAAAGCCTGA
- the ptsP gene encoding phosphoenolpyruvate--protein phosphotransferase, with amino-acid sequence MYGALGGPRLLLRRLREVMAEPVSPQARLDKIVVHIAANMVAEVCSVYVLRADGRLELYATEGLNREAVHLTTMRAGEGLVGLIAETAEPLALADAQHHPAFSYRPETGEEIYSSFLGVPILRGGNTLGVLDVQNKARRAYSEEEIEALQTTAMLLAEMIASGELQSLVQPGADIALRRPRALHGATLAEGVGLGHVVLHEPRIIIKQLVAEDAKHEMERLDKAIGAMRDSIDSLIESGNMGPGEHRDVLETFRMVAHDRGWLRRLREAVATGLTAEAAVERVQNDARAKLQRRTEPSLRERLHDLDDLANRLLHQLTGQSFVSAHDELPDNAIIVARSMGPAALLEYDRSKLRGLVLEDAGAGSHVAIVARALGIAAVGDVANILDFVEPGDAIIVDGLSGDVHVRPTPDVQHAYAEKARLRAKRQEQYRRLRNVAAVTKDGVAIDLHMNAGLLVDLQHVAETGAISVGLFRTELQFMLASRFPKMGQQEALYRAALDSAQGKSITFRTLDIGSDKILPYMTQLQEENPALGWRAIRIGLDRPGLLRTQLRGLLRAGAGREVRIMFPMIAKLEEFEAAKAMVDLEMAHLLRHGRQPPTDLKLGIMVEVPSLLWELDEICRRVDFLSVGSNDLMQYLFAADRDNKRVSPRFDPLSPPALRALKRIADKARATSTPLTLCGEMGGKPLEAMILIGLGYRGFSMSAASIGPVKAMVLAINLAKVEAFAVSLVEETTGSHSLRDRIRTFAEAQGIPV; translated from the coding sequence ATGTATGGCGCCCTCGGCGGACCGCGTCTGCTGCTGCGCAGGCTTCGCGAAGTTATGGCGGAGCCGGTCAGCCCGCAGGCTCGGCTCGACAAGATCGTCGTCCATATCGCTGCCAATATGGTCGCGGAAGTTTGTTCCGTCTATGTTCTGCGCGCCGATGGCCGACTTGAGCTTTACGCGACGGAAGGGCTGAACCGCGAGGCGGTTCACCTGACCACCATGCGCGCCGGCGAAGGCCTCGTTGGCCTCATTGCGGAAACCGCCGAACCTCTCGCCCTCGCGGACGCGCAGCACCATCCAGCCTTCTCGTACCGGCCGGAAACCGGCGAGGAAATCTACTCCTCTTTCCTCGGGGTTCCGATTCTCCGCGGCGGCAATACGCTTGGCGTCCTCGACGTCCAGAACAAAGCGCGCCGCGCCTATTCCGAGGAGGAGATCGAGGCGCTGCAGACCACGGCCATGCTGCTGGCCGAGATGATAGCCTCGGGCGAACTGCAATCGCTCGTTCAGCCCGGCGCCGACATCGCCCTTCGTCGGCCCCGCGCCCTTCATGGCGCGACGCTCGCCGAGGGCGTCGGTCTTGGCCATGTCGTCCTGCATGAGCCGCGCATCATCATCAAACAGCTCGTCGCCGAAGATGCAAAGCACGAGATGGAGCGCCTCGACAAGGCAATTGGCGCTATGCGCGATTCGATCGACAGTCTGATCGAAAGCGGCAATATGGGGCCAGGCGAACATCGCGACGTGCTCGAGACCTTCCGCATGGTCGCGCATGACCGCGGCTGGCTGCGCCGCCTGAGGGAGGCGGTGGCGACCGGGCTCACCGCCGAGGCTGCGGTCGAGCGCGTTCAGAACGACGCCCGCGCCAAATTGCAACGCCGCACCGAACCGTCGTTGCGCGAGCGCTTGCATGACCTCGACGATCTAGCCAATCGGCTGCTGCATCAGCTAACCGGGCAGAGCTTCGTCTCCGCACATGATGAATTGCCCGATAATGCGATCATCGTCGCCCGTTCCATGGGTCCCGCCGCGCTACTCGAATATGATCGCTCGAAGCTGCGCGGCCTCGTGCTCGAAGACGCCGGCGCCGGCAGCCATGTCGCCATTGTCGCCCGCGCGCTTGGCATCGCGGCGGTGGGCGATGTCGCCAATATCCTCGATTTCGTCGAGCCCGGCGACGCCATTATCGTCGATGGCCTATCGGGCGATGTTCACGTCCGGCCGACCCCAGATGTCCAACATGCCTATGCCGAGAAGGCGCGGCTGCGCGCGAAACGGCAGGAGCAATATCGCCGGCTGCGCAACGTCGCCGCCGTAACCAAGGACGGGGTTGCGATCGATTTGCACATGAACGCAGGGCTTCTCGTCGACCTGCAGCATGTCGCCGAAACCGGCGCCATATCGGTCGGACTGTTTCGCACCGAACTTCAATTCATGCTCGCCTCGCGTTTTCCAAAAATGGGTCAGCAAGAGGCTCTGTACCGCGCCGCGCTCGACAGCGCGCAAGGCAAATCCATTACGTTTCGCACGCTCGATATCGGCTCCGATAAAATCCTTCCTTACATGACCCAATTGCAGGAAGAGAATCCGGCGCTCGGCTGGCGCGCCATCCGCATTGGTCTCGACCGGCCCGGGCTTTTGCGCACGCAATTGCGCGGCCTGCTTCGGGCCGGCGCCGGTCGCGAAGTGCGCATCATGTTTCCGATGATCGCCAAGCTCGAGGAATTCGAGGCGGCCAAGGCCATGGTCGACCTCGAAATGGCGCATTTGCTGCGGCACGGACGCCAGCCGCCAACCGATCTAAAGCTCGGCATCATGGTCGAGGTGCCGTCCCTGCTCTGGGAGCTTGATGAAATCTGCCGCCGCGTCGATTTTCTCTCGGTCGGCTCGAACGATCTCATGCAGTATTTGTTCGCCGCCGATCGGGACAACAAGCGGGTTTCGCCGCGATTTGATCCTTTGTCGCCTCCTGCCCTGCGCGCGTTGAAACGCATCGCCGATAAGGCCAGAGCGACGTCGACGCCGTTGACGCTTTGCGGCGAAATGGGCGGCAAGCCTCTGGAGGCCATGATCCTGATCGGGCTCGGCTATCGGGGCTTCTCCATGTCCGCGGCTTCGATCGGACCGGTAAAGGCGATGGTGCTCGCGATCAATCTCGCCAAGGTGGAGGCGTTCGCCGTCAGCCTCGTCGAGGAGACGACGGGTAGCCATTCCTTGCGCGACAGGATACGCACATTCGCGGAAGCCCAAGGCATTCCGGTGTAG
- the prfA gene encoding peptide chain release factor 1: protein MLPQDKLDLILRRHEEISARLTQAAEPAVFVALSRELAGLEEVAKAIRDYRTQASEVAGLEAMLADPATDAEMRDLAEEELREAQARLEGLEQDLKISLLPKDADDEKSAILEVRAGTGGDEAALFAGDLFRMYQRYAESKGWRVEIMSASEGTAGGYKEIVAEIAGRGVFARLKFESGAHRVQRVPDTETQGRIHTSAATVAVLPEAEEVDVDINEADLKIDTMRAQGAGGQHVNKTESAIRITHIPTGIVVFCQDERSQHKNRARAMSLLRSRIYDAERQKLDSERAADRRSQVGSGDRSERIRTYNFPQGRLTDHRINLTLYKLEKIITGEALDEVIDALITHHQAALLADSEGERQ, encoded by the coding sequence ATGCTGCCGCAAGATAAGCTCGATCTCATTCTTCGCCGTCACGAGGAAATCTCCGCCCGTCTCACGCAAGCCGCCGAGCCTGCCGTGTTCGTCGCCTTGTCGCGCGAGCTTGCCGGTCTCGAGGAAGTCGCCAAAGCCATTCGCGATTATCGCACGCAGGCCAGCGAAGTCGCTGGACTCGAGGCCATGCTGGCTGATCCGGCGACCGACGCCGAAATGCGCGACCTCGCCGAAGAGGAACTACGCGAAGCGCAGGCACGGCTCGAAGGCCTCGAACAGGATTTGAAGATCTCGCTTCTGCCGAAGGATGCCGACGACGAAAAAAGCGCCATTCTCGAAGTGCGCGCGGGCACCGGCGGCGACGAGGCCGCGCTGTTCGCAGGCGATCTATTCCGCATGTATCAACGCTATGCGGAGTCGAAAGGGTGGCGCGTCGAGATCATGTCGGCGAGCGAGGGGACCGCCGGCGGCTATAAGGAAATCGTCGCCGAGATCGCCGGACGCGGCGTCTTCGCGCGATTGAAATTCGAATCCGGCGCGCATCGCGTCCAGCGCGTGCCCGATACCGAAACCCAAGGGCGCATCCATACGTCGGCTGCGACCGTCGCGGTTCTTCCGGAGGCCGAAGAGGTCGATGTCGATATCAATGAAGCCGATCTGAAGATCGACACGATGCGCGCGCAAGGCGCCGGCGGGCAGCACGTCAATAAGACGGAATCGGCGATCCGCATCACCCATATTCCAACCGGCATCGTCGTCTTCTGCCAGGACGAGCGCTCCCAGCACAAGAACAGGGCGCGCGCCATGTCGCTATTGCGCTCGCGGATCTACGACGCCGAACGGCAAAAACTCGACTCCGAACGCGCCGCCGACCGCCGCTCGCAAGTCGGCTCGGGCGACCGTTCGGAGCGCATCCGCACCTATAATTTTCCGCAGGGCCGTCTGACCGACCACCGCATCAATCTCACGCTCTACAAATTGGAAAAGATCATCACGGGCGAGGCCCTCGACGAAGTGATCGACGCCCTCATCACTCATCATCAAGCTGCGTTGCTCGCGGACAGCGAAGGCGAGAGGCAATGA
- a CDS encoding EamA family transporter, which produces MKAWTESWMFWALLSASFAALTAIFAKIGVANVNSDLATLIRTLIIVAVLAAILAATRQFQPLGSISPRTYLFLALSGLATGASWICYFRALKIGDAARVAPIDKLSTVLVAIFGVVFLGERLSGPNWIGIVLIACGALLVAYQG; this is translated from the coding sequence ATGAAGGCCTGGACAGAGTCCTGGATGTTCTGGGCTCTGCTGTCGGCCAGTTTTGCGGCCTTGACGGCGATTTTCGCCAAAATTGGCGTCGCCAACGTCAATTCCGATCTGGCGACCTTGATCCGCACATTGATCATCGTCGCGGTCCTCGCTGCGATCCTCGCCGCGACCCGGCAATTTCAGCCGTTGGGGTCGATTTCGCCGCGAACCTATCTGTTTCTGGCGCTCTCCGGCCTTGCCACCGGCGCCTCATGGATCTGTTATTTTCGCGCTCTGAAGATCGGCGACGCCGCGCGGGTCGCCCCGATCGACAAGCTTTCGACCGTCCTCGTCGCGATTTTCGGCGTCGTATTTCTCGGCGAACGCCTGTCTGGACCAAATTGGATAGGCATAGTCCTCATCGCCTGCGGCGCGCTGCTTGTCGCCTATCAGGGCTAA
- a CDS encoding YbhB/YbcL family Raf kinase inhibitor-like protein, with product MQEKIRAVNGHATKDLRPGLEKLIYADPALEAPETIRVESVAFEDNEPIPPLFTVDGERESPPLRWRGVPDGAAAIVLLVEDADSPTPAPLIHAVAVKEPGLDDDLIPGALTDENAAIEGLLLGRNSFHKAEWSPPDPPPGNGPHRYVFEVYAIDRRPEIDGAPGKQEILEILRGHVLAKGLLIGTYERIA from the coding sequence ATGCAGGAAAAAATACGCGCTGTGAATGGCCACGCAACCAAGGACCTTCGCCCCGGCCTGGAAAAATTGATCTATGCCGACCCCGCCTTGGAAGCCCCGGAGACGATCAGGGTGGAAAGCGTCGCCTTCGAAGATAATGAACCAATTCCGCCGCTGTTCACCGTTGACGGCGAAAGGGAATCGCCGCCGTTGCGCTGGCGCGGCGTGCCGGATGGAGCCGCAGCTATCGTGCTGCTTGTTGAGGACGCCGACAGCCCAACCCCCGCGCCCTTGATTCATGCTGTGGCCGTCAAGGAGCCCGGCCTTGACGATGATCTTATTCCCGGCGCCTTGACAGACGAGAACGCCGCTATTGAAGGGTTGCTTCTCGGCCGCAATTCGTTTCACAAGGCGGAGTGGTCGCCGCCCGATCCGCCGCCCGGAAACGGCCCGCATCGCTATGTGTTCGAGGTTTATGCGATCGATCGCCGGCCCGAGATCGATGGTGCGCCGGGAAAACAGGAAATCCTCGAAATATTGCGCGGCCATGTCCTCGCCAAAGGTCTCCTGATAGGGACTTACGAGCGCATTGCCTAA
- a CDS encoding transglutaminase family protein: MLIRHGYELTFSCSQPTLMVCLLDAHRDYDQRMRFRTPFVTTPQIASTTYFDAFGNCVRRFIAPSGDLTVTRDAVIEDSGLPDRDERPAQEVPLELLPSDTLMFLLGSRYCETDRLGDIAWQLFGSTPRGRARVQAICDFVCNHLTFGYQHARATRTAFEAYNERIGVCRDFAHLAVTFCRCMNIPARYANGFLGDIGVPADPAPMDYNAWFEVYLDGRWMTFDARHNGPRIGRITVSRGRDATDIPLATSFGPHILKSFRVWTDEVNEELVQDLERRSA, from the coding sequence ATGTTGATACGCCACGGCTATGAATTAACCTTCAGCTGTTCCCAGCCAACCTTGATGGTTTGCCTTCTCGACGCGCATCGCGACTACGATCAACGTATGCGCTTTCGGACCCCCTTCGTGACCACGCCGCAAATAGCCTCGACAACCTATTTCGACGCGTTCGGCAATTGCGTGCGTAGATTCATTGCGCCGAGCGGCGATCTCACCGTCACGCGGGATGCCGTGATCGAGGACAGCGGCCTTCCCGATCGCGACGAACGACCCGCGCAGGAGGTTCCGCTTGAGCTATTGCCGAGCGATACGCTGATGTTTCTGCTCGGTAGCCGCTACTGTGAAACCGACCGGCTTGGCGACATTGCTTGGCAATTGTTCGGCTCGACGCCTCGGGGGCGGGCCCGAGTGCAGGCGATTTGCGATTTCGTCTGCAATCATCTGACCTTCGGGTACCAACACGCCCGCGCGACCCGCACCGCTTTTGAAGCCTATAATGAACGCATTGGCGTCTGCCGGGATTTTGCTCATCTTGCGGTTACGTTTTGCCGCTGCATGAATATTCCCGCGCGTTACGCAAACGGCTTTTTGGGCGACATTGGCGTGCCGGCGGATCCGGCGCCGATGGATTATAATGCATGGTTCGAGGTCTATTTGGACGGGCGCTGGATGACATTCGACGCCCGCCACAATGGCCCGCGCATCGGCCGGATCACCGTATCGCGCGGCCGCGACGCCACCGACATTCCGCTCGCAACGTCATTTGGCCCCCATATCCTGAAGAGTTTCAGGGTCTGGACGGACGAAGTGAATGAAGAATTGGTCCAAGATCTCGAGCGTCGCAGCGCGTGA